In the genome of Vicia villosa cultivar HV-30 ecotype Madison, WI linkage group LG7, Vvil1.0, whole genome shotgun sequence, one region contains:
- the LOC131620454 gene encoding PH, RCC1 and FYVE domains-containing protein 1-like produces MADRQKTGLGDSRDIEQAITSLKKGSYLLKYGRRGKPKFCPFKLSNDESLLIWYSGKEEKQIKLSTVSKIIPGQRTATFQRYPRPEKEYQSFSLIYNDRSLDLICKDKDEAEIWFAGLKALITRGNYRKWGYELRPESLYSDSPKSGTRKTIPSFAPYDPRDIDRVSFQNSSPNRWVKAFSEIISYTAAPSKSSSQAESITNSSMSSGSVDNSSNRNSASEVVRVSLSSAVSSSSQGSCQEDFDALGDVFIWGEGIYDGILGGGLHRVGNVSFSEMDAFLPKALESKVVLDVHSIACGYKHAVLVTKQGETFSWGEESGGRLGHGAEVDVLNPKLIDTLSGMNIELVACGEYHTCAVTYSGDLYTWGDGTHNSGLLGHGNEVSHWIPKKVGGALEGLRVSYVSCGPWHTAIVTSAGQLFTFGDGTFAALGHGDHSSSSIPREVETLKGLRTTRVSCGVWHTAAVVEVIDESVESSTQSSSGRLFTWGDGDKGQLGIVDKKPRLVPVCVVALSNENICRVACGHSLTVALTTSGHVYTMGSTAYGQLGCPAASGMVPARVEDKIAGSFIEDIACGSYHVAVLTSKAEVFTWGKGLNGQLGHGDNGHRNKPTFVQFLKDKQVKSVFCGSNFTAVVCLHKWIPSVDHSACSGCRNQFNFRRKRHNCYNCGLVFCKSCTSKKSIKASLAPNSYKTYRVCDDCYYKLKKTAESVSLQTPSWKSVSSQDSKAPKTQGTLLKLSSFGSIVQSESSHSKLPDSLDNHIFPALNGKLQLGGFGLSKSSNSLSGESRKYLPVSELATRISCQSTSPVSSKSSPRQSCEDIIHEDLKHRNGILSHEVITLKAQVEELTQKSKSLEAELERTSKQLKEVAEVAADEAGKCKSAKEVIKSLTAQLKEMMQRLPEGQDADLLTDSYVETTNRIIHQSIDESHMTNMITPKNESGSNAEKVVLPNGATTQSGKAEWVVQDEPGVYVSLSSLPGGGNELKRVRFSRRHFTEEEAEKWWAENGPKVLERHNVVAL; encoded by the exons ATGGCTGATCGTCAGAAAACTGGTCTTGGCGACAGTAGGGATATCGAGCAG GCAATTACATCTCTTAAGAAAGGTTCATATCTGCTAAAGTATGGACGAAGAGGGAAGCCAAAGTTCTGCCCTTTTAAGCTTTCCAAT GATGAGTCTCTACTCATATGGTACTCTGGCAAGGAAGAAAAACAAATTAAGCTCAGTACTGTTTCAAAGATCATTCCTGGGCAGCGAACT GCAACATTTCAGCGGTATCCTCGACCAGAAAAGGAGTATCAGTCATTCTCTCTTATATACAATGATAGGTCCTTGGATTTG ATATGCAAAGACAAAGATGAAGCCGAAATCTGGTTTGCTGGGCTGAAAGCATTAATTACCCGTGGTAACTATCGCAAGTGGGGATATGAATTAAGACCTGAAAGTCTATATTCTGATAGTCCAAAGTCTGGCACAAGAAAAACGATTCCATCATTTGCACCATAT GACCCTAGAGATATCGACagagtttcttttcaaaattcttcGCCAAATAGATGGGTAAAGGCTTTCTCTGAAATAATTTCATACACTGCTGCGCCTAGCAAGAGCTCCAGTCAAGCTGAATCAATTACCAATTCCTCTATGTCCTCTGGATCCGTAGATAACTCAAGCAATAGAAATTCTGCATCTGAGGTAGTTCGAGTTAGTTTATCTAGTGCTGTAAGTTCATCCAGCCAGGGTTCCTGTCAAGAAGATTTTGATGCTTTAGGTGATGTTTTTATTTGGGGAGAAGGTATCTATGATGGAATTCTTGGTGGTGGTCTGCACAGAGTTGGAAACGTATCTTTTTCAGAGATGGATGCATTCCTTCCCAAGGCATTGGAATCAAAAGTGGTTCTAGATGTTCATAGTATTGCTTGTGGCTATAAACACGCTGTTCTAGTTACCAAACAGGGAGAAACATTTAGCTGGGGGGAGGAGTCAGGAGGAAGGCTTGGGCACGGTGCCGAAGTGGATGTTCTTAACCCCAAGCTCATTGACACTCTTAGTGGCATGAACATTGAGTTAGTAGCATGTGGAGAATATCATACATGTGCTGTTACTTATTCTGGGGATCTTTATACTTGGGGTGATGGTACTCACAATTCTGGGTTACTTGGGCATGGAAATGAAGTTAGTCACTGGATTCCTAAGAAAGTAGGTGGTGCATTGGAAGGATTACGTGTATCATATGTGTCCTGCGGTCCTTGGCACACAGCTATTGTTACATCAGCTGGGCAGTTGTTTACATTTGGTGATGGAACTTTTGCCGCCTTAGGCCATGGAGATCATAGCAGTTCAAGTATTCCTCGGGAAGTAGAAACTTTGAAAGGGTTGAGAACAACCAGGGTTTCATGTGGTGTTTGGCACACTGCTGCCGTTGTTGAGGTGATAGATGAATCTGTGGAGTCATCTACACAGTCATCTAGTGGAAGACTGTTCACCTGGGGTGATGGCGATAAAGGCCAACTTGGAATTGTTGATAAGAAACCTAGACTAGTTCCCGTGTGTGTAGTTGCATTGTCTAACGAAAACATTTGTCGTGTAGCTTGTGGCCACAGTCTTACAGTTGCATTGACAACGTCGGGACATGTGTATACAATGGGCAGTACAGCTTACGGACAACTTGGTTGTCCTGCAGCAAGTGGGATGGTTCCTGCTCGTGTTGAAGATAAAATTGCTGGCAGTTTCATAGAAGATATTGCCTGTGGTTCATATCATGTTGCAGTCCTGACTTCCAAGGCAGAGGTTTTCACATGGGGGAAGGGTTTAAATGGGCAATTAGGTCATGGTGACAACGGTCACAGGAATAAGCCCACGTTTGTCCAATTTTTAAAAGATAAGCAAGTGAAGAGTGTTTTTTGTGGTTCAAACTTTACTGCTGTTGTTTGCCTTCATAAATGGATACCGAGTGTTGATCATTCTGCATGTTCAGGCTGTCGTAATCAATTTAATTTCAGAAGAAAACGTCATAATTGTTACAACTGTGGACTTGTTTTTTGCAAATCATGCACCAGCAAGAAATCTATTAAGGCTTCCCTCGCTCCAAATTCCTACAAGACATATCGTGTTTGTGATGACTGTTACTATAAACTTAAGAAAACCGCTGAATCAGTATCCTTGCAAACTCCTAGCTGGAAAAGTGTCAGCTCGCAAGACAGTAAGGCTCCTAAAACACAGGGAACACTATTAAAACTTTCTTCGTTTGGTTCTATTGTTCAATCAGAAAGCAGTCACTCAAAGCTTCCAGATTCTCTCGATAACCATATTTTTCCAGCTTTGAATGGAAAATTACAACTGGGGGGTTTTGGTCtttcaaaatcatcaaattctCTTTCCGGGGAATCTAGGAAATACCTGCCTGTTTCTGAGCTTGCTACAAGAATATCTTGTCAGTCAACTTCTccagtttcatcaaagtcaagcCCACGACAATCTTGTGAAGATATTATACATGAAGATTTAAAACACAGAAATGGTATTCTAAGTCACGAAGTTATAACTTTAAAAGCACAA GTTGAAGAGCTTACTCAGAAGTCAAAGAGTCTGGAGGCTGAACTTGAGAGAACATCAAAGCAATTGAAGGAAGTGGCTGAAGTAGCTGCGGATGAAGCTGGAAAGTGTAAATCCGCAAAAGAGGTTATAAAGTCATTGACAGCTCAG TTGAAGGAAATGATGCAAAGACTGCCAGAAGGACAAGATGCTGACTTACTTACCGATTCCTATGTTGAAACTACTAATAGGATTATACATCAATCCATAGATGAGAGTCATATGACAAACATGATCACTCCCAAAAATGAAAGTGGAAGCAATGCTGAAAAGGTGGTATTGCCTAATGGCGCCACAACACAAAGTGGAAAGGCAGAATGGGTGGTGCAAGATGAACCAGGTGTTTACGTAAGTTTGTCTTCCCTTCCAGGTGGTGGTAATGAACTTAAGCGCGTTCGTTTCAG TCGAAGGCATTTCACAGAAGAAGAAGCTGAAAAGTGGTGGGCTGAAAATGGTCCCAAAGTATTGGAGCGGCACAATGTAGTTGCCTTGTGA